Part of the Strix uralensis isolate ZFMK-TIS-50842 chromosome 32, bStrUra1, whole genome shotgun sequence genome is shown below.
ACGGGTGCCGGGAAGGGGCTGTATcgagggaggcagggagagatgcCCAAGAGGCTTCCAAGAGCTGGACTTACCTAGTTGACCAGGAGAGTCCAGCAGAGGAAGATGGATAGAGGGCTGCAGAGCCCTCAGCTCTTTTATACATGTCCCAGACTGCCCGGGGCATCAGCCAAGGGGGCGGTTGCGGAAACCCCAGATAATCATGCAATCCAGTGAACGAGCTTCATGACACAGTGATGAGAGACAATTATATCCCTCCTCACTGGGGATATTGACATGCAAACATGCCCTGGAGAGAATAAGGGTAATGGGAGGGACAGTCTGTCACACATGATTACATGAAAGACCCGGTGTTGCTGTATATGACTGTGCATCCCTCATAAACCCTGATCTGTCCCTAATCCCCCCCACTTTGTGTATGTAGCAGAATCCTGAGCATCTTGCAGAAGTGCTTTGCAATCCTGGGCACAGGCATCACACctgtccttccctctcttttACAGGCTGGTAAACAGAGACAATGAGAGGTTGGTAAAGTGAGAAGCCATCCCAGCCGCTCGGTGTGGCTTCTATGTGCCCTCCATCTCCCAGTGCTGACCCCTCACAGGGGCTAGGGGCATCCCTAAGCCTTGGCCATCTCCAGACACTCGCCGGGTTTTTGGGGCTCCCAGGCTGTGAGGCACATGCTGGTGGTGCGGAGGATGCCTGCAGCCTCAGGTCAGCTTTTTCTGCAAAGggtcctgcagcagggctgtggcgAGGCACAAAAGCTGTTGCAGCCCTACGTTTTCCTCAACTCACAGCCCAACCACCTTCACTTGTCAGCCTCAGTAATCTCACAGCCTGGTATTACCTGTGCCAGCACACACTGGGTGTCACGAAACAGTACCACCCTCAGTGATGTAGTGTGGGACATGGTATAGCGTGGCCCTCCCCAAGCCCCCTCTGGAGGGACTTAATTAATCAGCTGGGCAGTGAGGCCTGTGCCAGGACTGGCTACCCGGGAAGCCGCAGTGAGGCAGGGCTGCACGTGCCCACATTCTCTGCAGTCACGGGCTTGTCAAGCAGCCTGCTCTTTGCATTTTCCACAGGGGCAACTATGGGCCCCAAATACTCGTCAAGGGCCCGGAGATGGCCAAGGCTTAGGGATGCCCCTAGCCCCTGTGAGGGGTCAGCACTGGGAGATGGTGGGCACATAGGAGCCACACCGAGCAGCTGGGATGGCTTCTCACTTTACCAAACTCCCATTGTCTCTGTTTACCAGCCTGTaaaagagagggaaggacagGCGTGATGCCTGTGCCCAGGATTGCAAAGCACTTCTGCAAGATGCTCAGGATTCTGCTACATACACAAAGTGGGGGGGATTAGGGACAGATCAGGGTTTATGAGGGATGCACAGTCATATACAGCAACACCGGGTCTTTCATGTAATGGCATGTCATCGACTGTCCCTCCCAtcacctcttccttctccagGGCGCATTTGCACACCAATGGGCGCAGTGAGGAGGGATATAATTGTCTCTCATCACTATCTGTGTCATGAAGCTTGTCCACTGGATTGCATGATTATCTGGGGTTTCCGCAACCGCCCCCTTGACTGATGCCCCGGGCAGTCTGGGACATGTATAAAAGAGCTGAGGGCTCTGCAGCCCTCTATCCATCTTCCTCTGCTGGACTCTCCTGATCAACTGGGTAAGTCCAGCTCTTGGAAGCCTCTTGGgcatctctccctgcctccctcgatacagccccttcccagcacccgTGCCTAATTCCTTGTGTGTTTTCCAGGAGTGCTTGCCTGTCTGAAAGATGTCCTGCACCAGCCTGTGCAACACGACCTGTGGGgtggccgccccggccccgctggctGACACTTGCAATGAGCCCTGCGTGCGGCAGTGCCCTGACTCCACAGTGGTGATCCAGCCCCCAGCCTCGGTGGTCACCTTCCCCgggcccatcctcagctccttcccgcagCACAGCGTTGTTGGCTCAGCGGGAGTGCCCGGTGTTGGATCAGGCTTTGGCGGCAGTTTTGGAGGCCGTGGTGGTTTTGGAGGCTATGGTGGCTGGGGTGGCTATGGAGGCTATGGTGGCTGGGGTGGCTACGGAGGCTATGGTGGCTATGGGGGTTGTGGATATGGTGGCTGGGGCCGAGGCAGCTGTGGAATCTGCTAAACCCCAGATACCCACAGAGTTCAGTTCTGCCTCTGCCCTTGGTCTCCACAAGTACCTCCTCTTGTCTTCTGCCACCAGACACAGAACAAATTTTTCAGCCCCTATTTAGGCTGTGGCAAAGCAGCTACTTGAACATTACAGTCCTTGTTTATTTGCAGAGTAGCCTTGCAGATCTTCAGGTGGCTGCTATAGGGTTTCCAGCACTGCCTCCAAAAGCTCCCCTCTATCCGTGATAGAACAAAGCTGTACTCATCCTCGGATGAGAGTCTCCCCAACAATGCCTGGCTGTGAGACTGTCAACCTGCCATAGGAGGGGGGAATCTTCAGAGTGGAGCCCTGGGTTGTGCCTTGCTGCAGCCTCATGATTTTCATGTTTCCAAACCATTGtttctgtgttgatttttttcctgctgtcacTGTTTATTGCATTTTCTATCCCAATTAAAGAATCTACATTGCATCAATAACTTGACTTTTGGTTGGTTTGTATGAGTTTGCTCTTCTGATTTTCCATGTTGGCCACGAGTATGTTGATAATGAAGCTCAAACCACAGGGTTAAATAGATGGCACGTGGGTTAGTGAACAGGGTTTGTGAGAGGTTCAACAGCTTGTGATAGACAACCTTGTGTTGTAGCACACAACAGTTACAAGCTGTTACAAATTAGCTCTATTTTAAGGAAcagcttttgaaggaaaaaaatatcagtaaattTATTTGTTACTTTGTGGTCCTTTTCTCAAGCAGAAATATagaatgtcttcacttttttccatgCTAGGTAGTCTGACTTGTTTAAAGCCATTCTCAGATGgtcataattattttataaatttatagtGCATTATTACTCTATTAAAATCTTACTGCTCTTGTCAGATGTTTTGTTATTGAATAGTTACTTCAAAAGTACCTGTTGAGACATTTCTATACATGCTTTAGTCAGAATGTGATTTTATAGCCTTCCAATTTGTCATGCAAATGTGGCTCTGTACAAACAACCATGATAGACCCTACCATTATTTACTTTGCCTTCTCATCCCAGAAATTTGGATTTCTTTCTAGTGTTATTTTAAGATTTCCAGGAAAGAAAGATACGTGTGTGTGGCATTTCActaatttctaactctttcttTTAACTAGGTCCCCTGTTAAAGCAACTAAGTCCATAAACTGTCTGCAGAACTACTGAGATATTAGCAATTATTTTAAGTTAACATCATCTCTTACTTGTCCACTCTGAGACACTTAATACTTTCCAGTTTTTGCTTAGTAACTTATTCAtaattttccagattttatttcATAGATTTAGctaatgaaaaaatgaaattatgaccAGTTCCAGCTAAATTTATAGACCTTAATGTCAATATACAGGTTGAACAGCAACTTGCACTGCACTTCTGCAGGAACATGTCAGGCGCCAAAGTTAGGGAGTGCTTTCCTAGCAGCAAAGCCCCTCAGAAGCCATGAGAAATCTCCATCCCCAAAGCTGCTGGAAGTGTAACCCACAGCTTTACTTGCAAAGGTTTTCAAAGAATTTTGTACCTCATATTTTGTATTGCAGCACAATTGAGCTCTGTTCCTCTCATGAGACTGCCCTCAaagtgcctctgtgtgtgttcaAAGGACAGCA
Proteins encoded:
- the LOC141936381 gene encoding claw keratin-like, which translates into the protein MSCTSLCNTTCGVAAPAPLADTCNEPCVRQCPDSTVVIQPPASVVTFPGPILSSFPQHSVVGSAGVPGVGSGFGGSFGGRGGFGGYGGWGGYGGYGGWGGYGGYGGYGGCGYGGWGRGSCGIC